The following are encoded in a window of Gramella sp. MT6 genomic DNA:
- a CDS encoding N-acetylmuramoyl-L-alanine amidase, which produces MRTNLLKLFVFTTFIFGLSIPAISAEIPPEKEEFVVVLDAGHGGKDPGNMGNGFKEKDIALSIILKIGQALEKYDNIKVVYTRKTDVFVELFERGRIANEANADLFVSVHCNSHSSQASGTETFVLGLNRNETNFEVAKKENSVIYLEENYEVTYEGYDPNSPESFIGLTIMQEEYLDQSILLADLVQKEFTNDLKRKNRGVKQMGLIVLHQTYMPSVLVETGFLTNNQEGPYLNSRRGQDDMARAITNAIIEYSGTINLDLLESIAKDHPVEHHDSPVTPSSQIYEDVTFRIQLAAGSKKIDTKPYNFKGLSNIDRTKEGSLYKYYYGETSDYLKIQQLHQEAIKKGYPTSYIVAFKNDQKITVNDALKSKLK; this is translated from the coding sequence ATGAGAACGAACTTACTTAAACTTTTCGTATTCACAACTTTTATATTTGGTCTTTCTATTCCTGCTATTTCAGCGGAAATTCCGCCTGAAAAAGAGGAGTTTGTAGTGGTGCTTGACGCCGGGCACGGGGGGAAAGACCCTGGAAACATGGGGAATGGATTCAAGGAAAAGGACATTGCCTTAAGTATTATTTTAAAGATAGGTCAGGCCCTTGAAAAATATGACAATATTAAAGTTGTTTACACCAGGAAGACCGATGTTTTTGTAGAATTATTTGAAAGAGGTCGCATAGCAAATGAAGCTAATGCAGATCTTTTTGTTTCGGTTCATTGTAATTCTCACAGTTCCCAGGCTTCAGGAACAGAAACTTTTGTTTTAGGTCTTAACCGTAATGAAACGAATTTCGAAGTTGCTAAAAAGGAGAACTCGGTGATCTACCTGGAGGAAAATTACGAAGTTACCTATGAAGGTTATGATCCAAACTCACCGGAATCTTTTATCGGGTTAACTATTATGCAGGAAGAATACCTTGATCAAAGTATACTTTTAGCAGATCTTGTTCAGAAGGAATTCACCAATGATCTTAAGAGAAAGAATAGAGGCGTGAAACAAATGGGACTTATTGTTCTTCATCAAACTTATATGCCTAGTGTATTGGTAGAAACAGGATTTCTTACCAACAACCAGGAAGGGCCTTATCTTAATAGTAGAAGAGGGCAGGATGACATGGCCAGAGCTATTACCAATGCTATTATTGAATATAGCGGTACTATAAATTTGGACCTTTTGGAAAGTATCGCCAAAGATCATCCAGTAGAACATCATGATTCCCCAGTGACTCCATCTTCCCAGATCTATGAAGATGTCACATTCAGAATTCAGCTGGCTGCCGGTTCTAAAAAAATTGATACCAAGCCGTATAATTTTAAAGGACTAAGCAATATAGATCGTACCAAGGAAGGTAGTTTATATAAATATTACTACGGAGAAACTTCAGATTATTTAAAAATTCAGCAATTACATCAGGAAGCGATAAAGAAGGGATACCCAACCAGTTATATCGTTGCGTTTAAAAACGACCAGAAGATAACGGTTAATGACGCGTTAAAATCTAAGCTTAAATAG
- a CDS encoding MlaD family protein, producing the protein MLLKYSREVKTALLAIIAIVILIFGYSFLKGENLLDNSRTFYAVYDDVEGLSPSSEVTINGLKVGTITGIDFLNNSGDLLVTFTVKNDFPFSKSSEALIYGGSIIGGKSLAIVPKYDSEMGVAKSGDTLQGDKEEGIMELVNDRLTPLQKKLENTIVSADSMLTAITEILDDSTRNNIRGTFKNLDATVSSFQVTANELQGIVQGNSEKLDRTFTNLDEMSGNFNKFSDTLSTMNIGKITNDLEKVIADFEDISDKLNNGEGTAARLINDDAVYNNLDRATKQLEELLQDVKLNPKRYVHFSVFGKNPGPYDAPKDSLK; encoded by the coding sequence ATGCTTTTGAAATATTCCAGAGAGGTAAAAACTGCCCTGCTAGCTATTATCGCAATAGTGATTTTAATTTTCGGTTATAGTTTTCTTAAAGGGGAAAATCTACTGGACAACAGTCGAACCTTTTACGCAGTATATGATGATGTTGAAGGTTTGTCTCCTTCCTCTGAAGTTACTATAAATGGTCTTAAAGTAGGGACCATCACCGGTATAGATTTTTTAAATAATTCAGGAGATCTTCTGGTAACCTTTACCGTAAAGAATGATTTTCCATTTTCTAAAAGTAGCGAAGCTCTTATCTATGGAGGTAGTATAATTGGTGGGAAATCTTTGGCTATAGTTCCTAAATATGATTCCGAGATGGGAGTCGCCAAATCTGGTGACACGCTCCAGGGTGATAAAGAAGAAGGAATTATGGAACTTGTGAATGACAGGTTAACACCCCTTCAGAAAAAACTGGAAAATACTATAGTAAGTGCAGATTCTATGCTTACGGCTATTACTGAGATCCTTGATGACTCTACTCGAAATAACATTAGAGGTACTTTCAAAAATCTTGATGCAACCGTTTCATCGTTCCAGGTAACTGCCAATGAATTACAAGGTATCGTTCAGGGGAATTCAGAAAAATTAGACAGAACTTTTACCAATCTCGATGAGATGTCTGGTAATTTTAATAAGTTTTCAGATACACTTTCTACTATGAACATTGGTAAGATCACAAATGATCTGGAGAAAGTGATCGCAGACTTCGAAGATATTTCCGATAAACTGAATAATGGAGAAGGTACCGCCGCGAGACTTATTAATGATGACGCCGTGTATAATAATTTAGACAGGGCCACTAAACAACTGGAAGAATTGCTACAGGATGTTAAACTGAATCCGAAGCGATATGTTCATTTTTCAGTATTTGGGAAAAACCCTGGTCCGTACGACGCTCCGAAAGATTCTTTAAAATAA
- a CDS encoding (Fe-S)-binding protein, giving the protein MQIVAQILFIIALVAGIGFFARNIKRVIRNLKLGKEVDRSDNPGERFAKMARVAMGQSKMVKRPIAGLLHLVVYVGFIIINIEVLEIVIDGVFGTHRIFSFLGGFYDVLIFSFEILALLVFVGVILFWIRRNVIHIKRFLSKELKGWPKNDANYILYFEMVLMILFLTMNAADYQLQLNGADHYASEDGIMGSFPISQYLLPLLDGLSNATLIIIERAAWWLHILGILFFLNYLYYSKHLHIILAFPNVYLSKLTPQGEFDNLEAVKKEVELMMDPNADPFAAPAEGEDEGEPEKFGASDIFDLNQVQLLNSYTCTECGRCTSECPANQTGKKLSPRKIMMDTRDRVEEIGEIINKNGKFEDDGKQLLDDYITREELWACTTCNACVEACPIGIDPLSIILDMRRYLVMEQSAAPNELAIAMTNIENNGAPWPYNQMDRLNWAKEK; this is encoded by the coding sequence ATGCAAATCGTTGCCCAGATCCTTTTCATAATTGCCTTAGTGGCAGGAATTGGCTTTTTTGCCAGAAACATTAAACGAGTAATCCGCAACCTGAAATTAGGGAAAGAAGTAGATCGCTCAGATAATCCCGGCGAAAGATTCGCGAAAATGGCTCGGGTTGCTATGGGTCAAAGCAAAATGGTGAAAAGACCTATCGCAGGTTTGTTACATCTCGTGGTATATGTAGGTTTTATCATAATCAATATTGAAGTTTTAGAAATTGTGATCGATGGTGTTTTTGGAACACATCGTATTTTTTCTTTCCTGGGAGGTTTTTACGACGTTCTGATATTTAGTTTTGAGATCCTTGCCCTTTTAGTATTCGTAGGAGTGATCCTTTTCTGGATTAGACGTAATGTGATCCATATAAAAAGGTTTTTGAGTAAAGAGCTTAAAGGCTGGCCTAAGAATGATGCGAACTACATCCTGTACTTCGAAATGGTGCTAATGATCCTTTTCCTTACCATGAATGCCGCCGACTATCAATTGCAATTAAATGGAGCAGATCATTATGCTTCTGAAGACGGTATTATGGGGAGTTTTCCTATAAGCCAGTATTTATTGCCGCTTTTAGATGGTCTAAGCAATGCTACCTTAATTATTATTGAAAGAGCAGCCTGGTGGTTACATATCCTCGGAATTCTATTTTTCCTTAACTACCTGTATTATTCAAAACATTTACATATCATCCTTGCTTTCCCGAACGTATATCTTTCTAAGTTGACTCCTCAGGGTGAATTTGATAATCTGGAAGCGGTGAAGAAAGAGGTGGAGTTAATGATGGATCCAAATGCCGATCCTTTTGCTGCTCCTGCTGAAGGAGAAGATGAAGGCGAACCTGAAAAATTTGGAGCTTCAGATATTTTTGATCTTAACCAGGTACAGCTTTTAAATTCCTATACCTGTACAGAGTGTGGACGTTGTACTTCAGAATGTCCTGCCAATCAAACCGGGAAGAAACTTTCTCCAAGAAAGATCATGATGGATACTCGTGACAGGGTAGAGGAAATTGGTGAGATCATCAATAAGAATGGGAAATTTGAAGATGACGGTAAGCAATTACTGGATGATTATATTACCAGAGAAGAACTTTGGGCCTGTACAACCTGTAACGCTTGTGTAGAGGCCTGCCCTATAGGTATAGATCCACTTTCCATTATTCTGGATATGAGAAGATATCTGGTAATGGAACAAAGTGCTGCTCCAAACGAACTGGCTATTGCGATGACCAATATCGAAAACAACGGAGCACCATGGCCTTACAACCAGATGGATCGTTTAAACTGGGCGAAAGAAAAATAA
- a CDS encoding (Fe-S)-binding protein, with product MADALKVPTMAEYMAEGKKPEVLFWVGCAGSFDDRAKKITKAFVKLLHQAGVDFAVLGTEESCTGDPAKRAGNEFLFQMQAATNIEVLNGYEIRKVVTACPHCFNTLKNEYPALGGNYDVMHHTQFLKALLNEGRLKVEGGKFKGKKITFHDPCYLGRANNEYEAPRDLLRKLEVELVEMRKCKKDGLCCGAGGGQMFKEPEPGNKDVNIERTEQALEVEPEIIAAGCPFCNTMMTDGVKNKEKEDSVEVMDVAELIANAEDL from the coding sequence ATGGCAGATGCACTTAAGGTTCCAACAATGGCCGAATATATGGCGGAAGGCAAAAAACCCGAGGTTTTGTTCTGGGTTGGATGTGCCGGAAGTTTTGATGACCGTGCAAAAAAGATCACTAAAGCTTTCGTTAAGTTATTACATCAAGCTGGAGTGGATTTTGCAGTTTTGGGAACCGAAGAAAGCTGTACTGGAGATCCTGCAAAAAGAGCGGGGAATGAGTTTCTTTTCCAGATGCAGGCAGCGACTAATATCGAAGTATTAAATGGTTACGAAATAAGAAAAGTAGTAACCGCCTGTCCTCACTGCTTTAATACCCTTAAAAATGAATATCCTGCTTTAGGTGGGAATTATGATGTGATGCATCATACCCAATTCCTTAAAGCTCTTCTTAACGAAGGAAGACTTAAGGTTGAAGGAGGAAAATTCAAGGGCAAGAAGATCACTTTCCATGATCCTTGTTATTTAGGGCGTGCCAACAACGAATATGAAGCTCCAAGAGATCTTCTTAGAAAGCTTGAAGTCGAGCTTGTGGAAATGCGAAAATGTAAAAAAGATGGTCTTTGCTGTGGAGCCGGTGGAGGACAGATGTTCAAGGAGCCGGAACCAGGGAACAAAGATGTGAATATCGAAAGAACTGAGCAGGCATTGGAAGTTGAGCCTGAGATCATAGCTGCTGGTTGTCCTTTTTGCAACACCATGATGACAGATGGTGTTAAGAATAAAGAAAAGGAGGATAGCGTCGAGGTTATGGACGTGGCAGAGCTTATTGCCAACGCTGAAGATCTATAG
- a CDS encoding ABC transporter ATPase, which yields MLVPFDSLADSSRVWIYQANRSFTEEEIQEISKKLDLFIEKWTAHGADLKASYEIKYNRFITIALDQQLNAASGCSIDASVQFIQQLEKEYNVDLLDKMNVSYKQGEFIAYKSLTDFRKMAKQRAVSPNTIVFNNLVNNKAEYLSDWEVPASESWHKRFMN from the coding sequence ATGTTAGTACCTTTTGATAGCCTGGCCGATAGCTCCAGAGTATGGATTTATCAGGCCAACAGGTCTTTTACCGAAGAAGAAATTCAGGAAATTTCTAAAAAACTGGATCTCTTTATTGAGAAATGGACCGCTCATGGTGCAGATCTCAAAGCTTCTTACGAAATTAAATACAATCGTTTTATAACTATAGCCCTGGACCAGCAACTTAATGCCGCTTCAGGATGCTCTATAGATGCTTCTGTGCAGTTCATTCAGCAACTGGAAAAGGAATACAATGTAGATCTACTTGATAAAATGAATGTATCCTATAAACAGGGAGAATTCATCGCTTATAAAAGTTTAACCGATTTTAGAAAAATGGCCAAACAGCGTGCGGTTTCCCCGAATACTATAGTCTTTAATAACCTGGTAAATAATAAGGCCGAATATCTTTCAGACTGGGAAGTTCCGGCGTCTGAAAGTTGGCATAAACGATTTATGAATTAA
- a CDS encoding glycoside hydrolase family 3 N-terminal domain-containing protein produces MKLKQPLPSYILLLFLFISFNGSSQIEDPLLADDLLAQKAWVDSIYDSMSLKQKVGQLFMASIWSKNDNEADSIRKQIKENHIGGLIFSKGGPVKQAQLTNEFQEMSDVPLLIVMDAEWGLAMRLDSTYALPWNMTLGAIQDNKLVEEAGAAISRHTKRLGVHFNFAPVVDINTNPDNPIIGNRSFGEDKFNVTQKALAFMDGMHREGALSSAKHFPGHGDTDSDSHKTLPTISFSSERIDKVELYPYKELIPNGLSSIMVAHLNVPELEAENGTPASLSQAIITDVLKDNMSFSGLIFTDALDMKGVSRNKEPGEVDLDAFLAGNDVLLMSEDIGKASKSIVDAVNSGQISEERLELSVKKILKAKYKVGLNEFKPIETKNLIADLYTTQDEALLEELFENAVTVVKNNKALVPVKKLDKKKIAYVNFGNDDGSPFLDQMKKYASVDWVKAANLSDLLEKLEDYNYVVVGFHKPDTSPWASYKFSDKELVWLHEIARKNKTVLSLFARPYALLDIKSFANLEGIIVGYQNNPVAQRKVAQVLFGGVNAKGKLPVSIKDEFPVGTGFNTNNIERLSYGMPETVGMNSAHLAKIDSIMQIAIDKEMTPGGQILIARKGKVVYNKNFGYQTYEKEIPVTDTTIYDLASLTKILATLPLVMELDEKEVLNFDTKLGELLPQMIGSNKEKIRLQDMLMHYGRLQAWIPFYISTLDPKTKKLSADYYSETPSDLFNTQVADKMYIRKDTGDTIINIIKESDLERRLQYKYSDLPYYLLKYYLESYYQTSLQNLTQEHIYKPMGASYTGYLPRTRFDSTQIAPTENDLLWRNQVVRGYVHDQGAAMQGGIGGHAGLFSTANDVAKIMQTYMNGGTYGGEKFLDKETIDKYNTCYYCEDNVRRGVGFDKPQLGEAGPTCNCVSMMSFGHSGFTGTFAWADPEEEIVYVFLSNRTYPDSNNRKLIREDIRSEIQKVIYESIYY; encoded by the coding sequence ATGAAGTTGAAGCAGCCCCTGCCGTCTTACATCTTACTTTTATTTTTATTTATTTCTTTTAATGGTTCTTCACAAATCGAAGATCCATTATTGGCTGATGATCTCTTGGCACAAAAGGCCTGGGTAGACAGTATCTACGATTCCATGTCGCTGAAACAAAAAGTTGGCCAGTTGTTCATGGCTAGTATCTGGTCTAAAAATGACAACGAGGCCGATAGCATCAGGAAGCAAATCAAAGAAAATCATATAGGCGGACTTATTTTTTCCAAAGGAGGTCCGGTTAAACAGGCCCAGCTTACCAACGAATTCCAGGAAATGTCTGATGTACCCCTACTAATTGTAATGGATGCCGAATGGGGCCTGGCGATGCGACTGGATAGTACTTATGCCTTGCCATGGAACATGACCCTGGGAGCCATTCAGGACAATAAATTAGTAGAAGAAGCGGGTGCTGCGATTTCAAGGCATACGAAGAGATTGGGAGTTCATTTTAATTTTGCTCCGGTTGTAGATATTAATACTAATCCCGATAATCCCATTATTGGGAATCGTTCCTTTGGTGAAGATAAATTCAACGTAACTCAGAAGGCTCTCGCTTTTATGGATGGAATGCATCGGGAAGGGGCTTTAAGCAGCGCCAAACATTTTCCTGGCCATGGGGACACAGATTCAGATTCACATAAAACTTTGCCAACAATCAGTTTTTCTTCAGAAAGGATAGATAAAGTAGAGTTGTATCCTTACAAGGAATTGATCCCTAATGGACTTAGTAGTATCATGGTGGCTCATCTTAACGTGCCTGAACTGGAAGCTGAAAACGGGACTCCGGCGTCTTTATCTCAAGCTATTATTACCGATGTGCTAAAGGATAATATGAGTTTTAGTGGGCTCATTTTTACTGATGCGCTTGATATGAAAGGAGTTTCCAGAAATAAGGAGCCTGGAGAAGTAGATCTGGATGCATTTCTTGCAGGTAATGATGTTCTTCTTATGAGTGAAGATATAGGGAAGGCTTCAAAAAGTATTGTGGACGCGGTTAATTCGGGACAAATTTCAGAAGAAAGACTTGAACTTTCCGTTAAAAAAATATTGAAGGCAAAATATAAGGTTGGATTGAATGAATTTAAGCCTATAGAGACCAAAAATTTAATTGCAGACCTATATACGACCCAAGACGAAGCCTTGCTCGAAGAGCTTTTCGAGAATGCCGTGACGGTGGTTAAAAATAATAAGGCACTCGTACCGGTGAAAAAACTGGATAAAAAGAAGATAGCCTATGTTAATTTCGGAAATGATGATGGCAGCCCGTTTCTGGATCAAATGAAAAAATATGCTAGCGTAGATTGGGTGAAAGCAGCGAATCTTTCAGATCTCCTTGAGAAACTTGAGGATTATAATTACGTGGTGGTTGGGTTTCATAAACCAGATACCAGCCCCTGGGCATCCTATAAATTTTCAGATAAAGAACTGGTATGGTTGCATGAGATCGCCAGAAAGAACAAAACAGTACTTTCACTTTTTGCCAGGCCTTATGCATTGCTTGATATTAAAAGCTTTGCCAATCTTGAGGGAATTATTGTTGGTTATCAGAATAATCCGGTAGCCCAAAGGAAAGTTGCTCAGGTTTTGTTTGGAGGAGTAAATGCTAAAGGAAAGCTTCCCGTAAGTATAAAAGACGAATTTCCGGTTGGGACTGGTTTTAATACTAATAATATTGAAAGGCTTTCTTACGGGATGCCGGAAACTGTTGGGATGAATTCTGCTCATCTGGCAAAAATCGATAGTATAATGCAAATAGCTATTGATAAAGAGATGACTCCGGGAGGTCAGATCCTGATAGCTCGAAAAGGAAAAGTGGTTTATAATAAGAATTTCGGCTATCAAACCTATGAAAAAGAAATTCCGGTAACCGATACTACTATTTATGATCTAGCCTCTTTAACCAAGATCCTGGCCACGCTCCCTTTGGTTATGGAGCTTGATGAGAAAGAAGTACTGAATTTTGACACTAAACTAGGAGAACTTCTTCCGCAAATGATAGGTTCAAATAAGGAAAAGATAAGATTACAGGATATGCTAATGCATTATGGTCGTTTGCAAGCCTGGATCCCGTTTTACATCTCAACGCTAGACCCAAAGACAAAGAAACTCTCTGCCGATTATTATAGTGAGACTCCATCTGACCTTTTCAATACACAGGTGGCAGATAAAATGTATATAAGAAAGGATACTGGCGATACAATTATCAACATAATAAAGGAGAGCGACCTGGAAAGACGTCTTCAGTATAAATACAGCGACCTGCCATATTATTTACTTAAATACTACCTTGAATCTTATTATCAAACCTCTTTGCAGAACCTTACCCAGGAACATATTTACAAGCCTATGGGTGCGAGCTATACCGGATACTTGCCAAGAACCCGTTTTGACAGCACTCAAATTGCTCCTACAGAAAATGACCTACTATGGAGGAACCAGGTAGTCAGGGGTTATGTTCATGATCAGGGTGCGGCTATGCAGGGCGGAATTGGAGGTCATGCCGGTCTATTTAGCACAGCTAATGATGTTGCCAAGATCATGCAGACCTATATGAATGGCGGTACCTATGGTGGAGAGAAATTTCTTGATAAGGAAACCATAGATAAGTATAACACCTGCTATTATTGCGAGGATAATGTACGAAGAGGGGTTGGGTTCGATAAACCCCAATTAGGGGAGGCAGGACCTACATGTAATTGCGTTTCTATGATGAGTTTTGGCCATAGTGGTTTTACCGGCACTTTTGCATGGGCAGACCCGGAAGAAGAGATTGTTTACGTATTTTTGTCTAATAGAACTTATCCCGATTCGAATAACCGAAAATTAATAAGGGAAGATATAAGATCTGAAATTCAGAAAGTTATTTACGAATCTATATATTATTAA
- the bshA gene encoding N-acetyl-alpha-D-glucosaminyl L-malate synthase BshA codes for MKIAIVCYPTFGGSGVVATELGLALSRRGHEVHFVTYKQPVRLETISSNIRFHEVNVPEYPLFHYQPYELALSSKLVNVVKNYGIELLHVHYAIPHAYAGYMAKKMLEEEGISIPMVTTLHGTDITLVGNHPFYKPAVTFSINNSDFVTSVSESLKEDTLKFFNIKKDIDVIPNFIDVSKFKQQIFTDCQRELMAHDDEKIITHVSNFRKVKRVEDVVKIFFEVQKNLKARLMMVGEGPERETAEKLVRELGIRDRVLFLGQSNEIDKILCFSDLFLLPSETESFGLAALEAMVHSVPVISSNTGGLPEVNIGGFSGYLHDVGDVKGMAESAISILADHDTLMKFKKQAGEAAEKFDINNIVPMYEELYQKALIKA; via the coding sequence ATGAAAATTGCCATTGTTTGTTATCCTACCTTCGGAGGAAGTGGAGTAGTAGCTACAGAGTTAGGCCTTGCACTTTCCAGAAGAGGTCACGAGGTGCATTTTGTGACCTACAAACAACCGGTTCGGCTGGAAACCATATCCAGTAATATCAGGTTTCATGAAGTAAATGTTCCTGAATATCCCCTTTTCCATTACCAGCCATATGAACTTGCCTTAAGCAGTAAATTGGTGAATGTTGTGAAAAATTACGGGATAGAACTTTTGCATGTACATTATGCAATTCCTCACGCCTATGCGGGATACATGGCCAAAAAAATGCTTGAGGAAGAGGGAATATCCATTCCTATGGTTACGACCCTGCATGGTACAGATATTACTCTTGTAGGAAATCACCCGTTCTATAAACCGGCAGTTACCTTTAGTATAAACAACAGCGACTTTGTAACTTCAGTTTCTGAAAGCCTTAAAGAGGATACTTTGAAATTTTTCAATATAAAGAAAGATATTGATGTTATTCCGAACTTTATTGATGTTTCGAAATTCAAGCAGCAGATCTTTACAGACTGTCAGAGGGAATTAATGGCGCATGATGATGAAAAGATCATTACCCATGTGAGTAACTTCAGAAAAGTCAAGAGAGTCGAAGATGTGGTAAAGATCTTTTTTGAAGTTCAGAAGAATTTAAAGGCTCGTTTAATGATGGTTGGAGAAGGACCGGAAAGAGAAACAGCTGAGAAACTTGTTAGAGAATTAGGGATCCGCGATCGCGTTCTGTTCCTGGGACAAAGTAATGAGATCGATAAGATCTTATGCTTCTCAGACCTCTTTTTATTACCATCTGAAACAGAAAGTTTTGGACTTGCAGCACTTGAAGCAATGGTTCACTCGGTACCTGTAATATCCTCTAATACAGGTGGTTTACCTGAAGTTAATATTGGAGGTTTTTCTGGGTATCTTCATGATGTGGGTGATGTGAAGGGTATGGCTGAAAGTGCTATTTCCATACTTGCCGATCATGATACTCTAATGAAATTTAAGAAACAGGCAGGAGAAGCGGCTGAGAAATTCGATATAAATAATATAGTTCCCATGTATGAAGAGTTATATCAAAAAGCTCTGATCAAAGCATAA